From a single Coriobacteriaceae bacterium genomic region:
- a CDS encoding flavodoxin family protein, whose amino-acid sequence MTCSLVVNSKSGNTRMVSGAIKRALQAAGVEFVHAAALSDDADANQVALEAQGACAADTVLVGFWCDKGACTPSVAALLSALHGKRVFLFGTCGFGADQSYYQQIIDRVSSNLANDAELAGWAMCQGKMGPAVKQRYEAMLEQEPENARYKMLLDNWFAAKDHPTKEDLDNMATAAKKAVLGE is encoded by the coding sequence ATGACATGCTCTTTGGTGGTTAACAGCAAGAGCGGTAATACCAGGATGGTTTCGGGCGCGATCAAGCGCGCTCTGCAGGCTGCGGGTGTTGAGTTTGTCCATGCCGCGGCGTTGAGCGACGATGCGGATGCAAATCAGGTTGCGCTCGAGGCGCAGGGCGCCTGCGCGGCCGACACGGTGCTCGTCGGTTTTTGGTGCGACAAGGGCGCGTGCACGCCTTCGGTCGCGGCGCTGCTCTCCGCCTTGCACGGCAAGCGCGTCTTTCTGTTTGGCACCTGCGGTTTTGGCGCCGACCAGAGCTATTACCAGCAGATTATCGACCGCGTATCGTCTAACTTGGCCAATGATGCCGAGCTTGCGGGCTGGGCGATGTGCCAGGGCAAGATGGGCCCCGCGGTCAAGCAGCGTTACGAGGCAATGCTTGAGCAAGAACCCGAAAACGCGCGCTATAAGATGCTGCTCGACAACTGGTTTGCCGCAAAGGACCATCCCACCAAGGAAGATTTGGACAACATGGCCACAGCCGCAAAGAAGGCCGTGCTGGGGGAGTAG